The Sphaerospermopsis torques-reginae ITEP-024 genome has a window encoding:
- the cax gene encoding calcium/proton exchanger — protein MSTKNIIFLGLLVFIPISLAAHFLEWGDLVVFITAGLAILPLAAWMGAATEEIAVVVGPVLGGLLNATFGNATELIIALVALNAGLIEVVKASITGSIIGNLLLVMGLSMLLGGLRYKEQTFESVVARVNASSMNLAVIAILLPTAMNYTSIGISEKVVQNLSLAVAVVLILVYGLTLLFSMKTHAYLYDVGVAEIEEAEETPHEKPNLWLWSGVLLVCTLLVALESELLVDSLEVATSKLGLTALFTGVILVPIVGNAAEHATAVTVAMKDKMDLSLSVAVGSSMQIALFVAPVLVIAGWFMGQPMDLDFNPFELVAVAVSVLIANSISSDGKSNWLEGTLLLAAYTVLGFAFYFHPVTNGMG, from the coding sequence ATGTCAACTAAAAACATCATTTTTCTTGGCCTATTAGTTTTTATCCCCATTTCCCTAGCAGCGCACTTTTTAGAGTGGGGAGACTTGGTAGTATTCATCACCGCAGGATTAGCTATTTTGCCCCTCGCAGCTTGGATGGGTGCAGCTACCGAAGAAATTGCTGTAGTTGTCGGTCCGGTGCTGGGAGGGTTATTAAACGCCACCTTTGGTAATGCTACAGAATTGATCATAGCCTTGGTTGCCCTCAATGCTGGACTGATAGAAGTCGTTAAAGCCAGTATCACAGGTTCAATTATCGGTAACTTACTGCTAGTTATGGGTCTTTCTATGTTATTAGGCGGACTACGTTACAAGGAACAAACTTTTGAATCGGTGGTAGCAAGGGTAAATGCTTCGTCCATGAATTTGGCAGTCATAGCCATTTTGCTACCCACAGCTATGAACTATACATCCATTGGCATTAGTGAAAAAGTAGTACAAAATCTGTCTCTAGCTGTGGCTGTAGTCTTAATTTTAGTTTATGGCTTGACACTGCTATTTTCTATGAAAACCCATGCCTATTTATATGATGTAGGTGTAGCAGAGATAGAAGAAGCTGAAGAAACTCCCCATGAAAAACCCAATCTTTGGTTGTGGAGTGGTGTACTGTTAGTTTGCACTTTGCTGGTAGCTTTAGAGTCAGAATTATTGGTAGATTCTTTGGAAGTAGCTACTTCTAAACTAGGTTTAACAGCTTTGTTTACAGGGGTAATTTTAGTTCCCATTGTTGGTAACGCTGCTGAACACGCTACGGCTGTAACTGTGGCCATGAAAGATAAAATGGATCTTTCTTTATCTGTTGCAGTGGGTTCAAGTATGCAAATAGCCTTATTTGTTGCCCCTGTTTTGGTTATTGCAGGTTGGTTTATGGGTCAACCAATGGATTTAGATTTTAATCCTTTTGAATTGGTAGCTGTAGCGGTATCGGTTTTAATTGCTAATAGCATTAGTTCTGATGGTAAGTCTAATTGGTTAGAAGGAACTTTACTTTTAGCTGCTTATACAGTTTTAGGTTTCGCTTTCTATTTCCACCCGGTTACTAACGGTATGGGTTAG
- a CDS encoding DUF3536 domain-containing protein: protein MTSAAELPVNSGSTFTLNQLEPDSQHLNENDPLKKPRGVYVTVHGHFYQPPRENPYLDAIERQPSAAPFHDWNERIHWECYRPNAFARVLNDKGELLGIVNNYEYMSFNIGPTLMSWLERYDMEVYQRILEADVKSSQRLNGHGNAIAQVYNHIIMPLANERDKYTQIRWGKADFKSRFGRDPEGIWLAETAVDYATIKALISEGIRFIVLAPSQAQRCRPFPTEHDPHPQWHEVGGSQIDPTRPYRCYLKPTLQTTSSPLSVTKTTPLESRENTAGLPYIDIFFYDGPISRDMGFSDVVYSSHHFAGRVGAAIRGDHRPAQLISVATDGETFGHHKKGTEKTLAYAFIGEFPRHGWTVTNFAHYLSLNHPSWEVELKPVTAWSCAHGVDRWQDDCGCGGEGGVWHQKWRKPLRSALNWLRDQLIEVYEEYGRKLFRDPWLARDEYIEVLRDRSAANVARFLSLHQTHKLTATEQVDALRLLEMQRHALFMFTSCGWFFEELSRPEGTQILRYAARALELAGDVAGVQLEKGFLQRLGLAPSNVEHFKHGAEVYRQLVLTSQIGFKQVAAHYAITSLFNHHNNAISTQDRSENLETYQKRVYCYTANELDYQMQRMGALTMAVGHLKLVSEITWESENLVFAVLHLGGWDFHCCIQQFTGRRDYSHIKEMLFTSLQQASAAHAILAMTKIFGDEAFSLQNLFAEERHRIMRLLSQETLNRLDQLYTQTYRENYGVIMAFHRDGLTVPQELQVAAEIALGYRCMNTLRSLEQDITDTQLSWNHILELEAIATEAKHLRCQLNIPEGKQILEQLIVRLLWQLLHDANGSFGTDIQRLEKLIDVGYQLNVGISLEKSQELYFSCLHSQIIPQCLTNLNNPAEATHCRQLLKLGQKLAVDVSMIGD from the coding sequence ATGACATCTGCTGCTGAATTACCAGTAAACTCAGGCTCCACATTCACATTAAATCAATTAGAACCAGATTCTCAACACCTGAATGAAAATGATCCCCTGAAAAAACCCCGTGGTGTATACGTGACAGTGCATGGACATTTTTATCAACCACCCAGAGAAAATCCTTATTTAGATGCCATTGAACGTCAACCCAGTGCTGCACCTTTTCATGATTGGAATGAGCGCATTCATTGGGAATGTTATCGCCCTAATGCCTTTGCCAGAGTGCTAAATGACAAAGGTGAATTATTGGGGATCGTCAATAATTATGAGTACATGAGCTTTAATATAGGACCTACTTTGATGTCGTGGTTGGAACGCTACGACATGGAAGTTTACCAGCGAATTTTAGAGGCTGATGTTAAGAGTAGTCAAAGGTTAAATGGTCATGGCAATGCGATCGCCCAAGTCTATAATCACATTATCATGCCTTTAGCTAATGAACGAGATAAATATACCCAAATTCGCTGGGGTAAAGCAGATTTTAAATCTCGTTTTGGTCGTGATCCCGAAGGTATTTGGTTAGCAGAAACAGCCGTTGATTATGCAACTATAAAAGCTCTCATTTCTGAGGGTATTCGTTTTATTGTCCTCGCACCTTCTCAAGCTCAACGTTGTCGTCCGTTCCCCACAGAACATGATCCCCACCCTCAATGGCATGAAGTTGGTGGTAGTCAAATTGATCCTACTCGTCCCTATCGTTGTTATTTAAAACCAACTCTGCAAACCACATCTTCACCTTTGAGTGTGACTAAAACCACTCCTTTAGAAAGTAGAGAAAACACAGCAGGTTTACCTTATATTGATATCTTTTTCTACGATGGACCGATATCACGGGATATGGGTTTTAGTGATGTGGTTTATAGTTCTCACCACTTTGCAGGTAGAGTGGGTGCTGCAATACGGGGGGATCATCGTCCCGCACAGTTAATATCTGTAGCTACCGATGGGGAGACTTTCGGACATCACAAAAAGGGAACTGAGAAAACTTTAGCCTATGCTTTTATTGGTGAGTTTCCCCGTCATGGTTGGACTGTCACCAATTTTGCTCACTATTTAAGTTTAAATCATCCGAGTTGGGAAGTGGAGTTAAAACCTGTCACCGCTTGGAGTTGCGCTCATGGTGTGGATAGATGGCAAGATGATTGTGGTTGTGGAGGTGAAGGGGGTGTTTGGCATCAAAAATGGCGTAAGCCGTTACGCAGTGCGTTGAACTGGTTGCGGGATCAGTTAATTGAGGTGTATGAGGAATATGGGAGAAAGTTATTTCGTGATCCCTGGTTAGCAAGGGATGAATATATTGAAGTTTTACGCGATCGCTCTGCTGCTAATGTTGCCCGTTTTCTCTCCCTTCATCAAACCCATAAACTTACCGCCACAGAACAGGTAGACGCTTTGCGGTTGTTGGAAATGCAGCGTCATGCTTTATTTATGTTTACCAGTTGCGGCTGGTTTTTTGAAGAGTTATCCAGACCCGAAGGAACGCAAATTCTCCGTTATGCTGCTCGTGCTTTAGAATTAGCTGGAGATGTGGCAGGTGTGCAGTTAGAAAAAGGTTTCCTCCAACGTTTGGGTTTAGCTCCCAGCAATGTGGAACACTTTAAACATGGTGCTGAAGTTTATCGTCAATTGGTGTTAACCTCCCAAATCGGATTTAAACAAGTTGCTGCCCACTATGCGATTACTTCCCTATTCAATCATCACAATAATGCCATCTCCACACAAGATAGATCGGAAAATTTGGAAACTTACCAAAAGCGCGTTTATTGCTACACAGCCAATGAGTTAGATTACCAAATGCAACGCATGGGCGCGTTAACTATGGCGGTGGGACATTTGAAGTTGGTGTCAGAAATTACTTGGGAAAGTGAAAATTTAGTGTTTGCGGTGCTGCATTTAGGCGGTTGGGATTTTCACTGCTGCATTCAACAGTTTACAGGCAGACGTGATTATAGTCACATCAAAGAAATGCTATTTACATCTTTGCAACAGGCAAGCGCGGCTCATGCTATTTTGGCAATGACAAAGATTTTTGGTGATGAAGCTTTTAGTTTGCAAAATCTGTTTGCAGAAGAACGCCATCGGATCATGAGGTTGTTGAGTCAGGAAACACTAAACAGATTAGACCAATTATATACCCAGACATACCGGGAAAATTACGGTGTGATTATGGCTTTTCATCGGGATGGGTTAACAGTTCCCCAAGAATTACAGGTAGCGGCGGAAATAGCTTTAGGTTATCGCTGTATGAATACCTTGCGTAGCCTAGAACAAGATATTACAGACACCCAGTTAAGTTGGAATCATATCTTAGAATTAGAGGCGATCGCCACTGAAGCTAAACATTTGCGTTGTCAGCTAAATATACCAGAAGGCAAACAGATATTAGAACAGTTAATTGTGCGCTTGCTGTGGCAATTGTTACACGATGCTAATGGTTCTTTTGGTACAGATATCCAACGCTTAGAAAAGCTGATTGATGTGGGATATCAGTTAAATGTGGGTATTTCCTTAGAAAAATCCCAAGAACTCTACTTTAGCTGTTTGCATAGTCAAATAATTCCCCAGTGTCTCACTAACTTGAACAACCCAGCCGAAGCTACTCATTGTCGTCAGTTGTTGAAACTAGGGCAAAAATTAGCCGTTGATGTCAGCATGATTGGTGACTAG
- a CDS encoding DUF4168 domain-containing protein, whose protein sequence is MQENYFVFLRTSIKHKLSESLVFATLTAASLIATLGLTVKADAQIPPVDNAEVTNYAQSVLEMEPKRQMAFKEIKKLIGGKEIPKIVCNDPNSMNSLPNKAREIAVNYCNDSQNIVSANNLTIERFNQITVEVQSNTDLKRQIYNTLLRLQNESASKSGARNSR, encoded by the coding sequence ATGCAGGAAAATTATTTTGTCTTTTTGCGAACTTCAATTAAGCACAAACTTTCTGAGTCCTTGGTATTTGCAACTCTCACCGCTGCGAGTTTAATTGCTACTTTGGGTTTGACTGTGAAAGCAGATGCTCAAATTCCGCCAGTTGACAATGCAGAAGTTACTAACTATGCCCAGTCTGTATTAGAAATGGAGCCAAAACGCCAAATGGCGTTTAAAGAAATTAAAAAACTTATTGGTGGAAAAGAAATTCCCAAAATTGTCTGTAATGACCCTAACAGCATGAATTCCCTACCAAACAAGGCCAGGGAGATAGCTGTTAATTATTGTAACGATTCTCAAAATATAGTGTCAGCCAATAATTTAACCATTGAACGGTTTAATCAAATTACTGTCGAAGTTCAAAGCAACACCGATTTGAAACGTCAGATATATAATACTTTGCTGCGGTTGCAAAATGAATCTGCTTCTAAATCGGGTGCGCGTAATAGCCGTTAG